Proteins found in one Longimicrobium sp. genomic segment:
- a CDS encoding metallophosphoesterase, translating into MTNHPTRNTIAAAAAATAALAAYAFLVEPLWLEVTRPRIHVKDLHPALEGFRIALLTDMHAGQGTPLSLVRRACRLAMEEEPHLIALTGDFAADEAPDFGRVISALDELRAPFGVYAVPGNHDYIVGIEAWHRQFRGHPVIRDLTNGACMLDVDGARFCVAGVDDYSYGRPSMNALPPPDTRDFTLLLAHDPDQAELARREYDRVDLIVSGHTHAGQVRLPFIGALRNPAVRPDLYEEGLRRRPWTQVYTSRGVGTVHVPVRFLCRPEVAVLELTRDPRPSRNT; encoded by the coding sequence ATGACCAACCACCCCACCCGAAACACCATCGCCGCCGCGGCGGCCGCCACCGCCGCGCTGGCCGCGTACGCCTTCCTCGTGGAGCCGCTCTGGCTGGAGGTGACGCGGCCGCGGATCCACGTCAAGGACCTGCATCCCGCACTGGAAGGGTTCCGCATCGCGCTCCTCACGGACATGCACGCGGGCCAGGGGACGCCGCTCTCCCTGGTGCGCCGCGCCTGCCGCCTGGCGATGGAGGAGGAGCCGCACCTGATCGCCCTCACCGGCGACTTCGCGGCGGACGAGGCGCCGGACTTCGGGCGGGTGATCTCCGCGCTGGACGAGCTGCGCGCACCCTTTGGCGTGTACGCCGTGCCGGGGAACCACGACTACATCGTGGGGATCGAGGCGTGGCACCGGCAGTTCAGGGGGCACCCCGTGATCCGCGACCTCACCAACGGCGCGTGCATGCTGGACGTGGACGGCGCGCGCTTCTGCGTGGCGGGGGTGGACGACTACTCGTACGGGCGCCCGTCCATGAACGCCCTGCCGCCGCCCGACACCCGCGACTTCACCCTGCTCCTGGCCCACGACCCGGACCAGGCCGAGCTCGCCCGCCGCGAGTACGACCGGGTGGACCTGATCGTGAGCGGGCACACGCACGCGGGGCAGGTGCGGCTCCCCTTCATCGGCGCCCTGCGCAACCCCGCCGTCCGGCCGGACCTGTACGAGGAGGGGCTGCGGCGCCGGCCGTGGACGCAGGTGTACACCTCGCGCGGGGTGGGGACGGTGCACGTCCCGGTGCGCTTCCTCTGCCGGCCTGAGGTCGCGGTGCTGGAGCTCACGAGGGACCCAAGGCCGTCACGAAACACGTGA
- a CDS encoding cold shock domain-containing protein: MPQIGTVEFFKDDKGFGFIRPDDGGKDVFVHHSSIQMDGFRSLKRGDRVEFEIQEDPKGPRAAEVRLAPE, from the coding sequence ATGCCACAGATTGGGACAGTCGAGTTCTTCAAGGACGACAAGGGGTTCGGATTCATCCGCCCCGACGACGGCGGCAAGGACGTCTTCGTCCACCACTCCTCCATCCAGATGGATGGGTTCCGCTCCCTGAAGCGGGGCGATCGCGTGGAGTTCGAGATCCAGGAAGATCCGAAGGGCCCCCGGGCCGCGGAAGTCCGGCTCGCACCGGAGTAA
- a CDS encoding class II fructose-bisphosphate aldolase: protein MVQSVASADDLALLSLAPVRAMLDEVASSVRVSADGGVEVVNEETLRGEGIDRLVRAAVFADDEDVRDSARWTIGEVGRRLGVAPASIHELYMARGRGEVSGFTVPAINVRAMSFDTGRALFSAARELSAGAIILEIARSEIGYTDQRPAEYVAVMTASAIKAGWSGPLFVQGDHFQLNAKKYKSNPDAEMRAVKDIIREGLHAGFYNIDVDTSTLVDLSKEGLDAQQELNYRLSAELTAYIRHYQPRGVTVSVGGEIGEVGTENSTPEELRAYMDGYNRELQRIGSREGTAVDGLAKISVQSGTTHGGTVLPDGTIADVAIDFETLRTLSQISRDEYGLSGAVQHGASTLPSSAFGNFPDMETAEIHLATNFQNIVYDHPQFPAELRERMYEHCRQNFPDERKPTDTEQQFIYKARKKALGAFKRELWDMPEAHRAAIRATLQEQFDFLFRQLRVNGTLDTVRAIVPLPEVRHAGPGALRMKAAEDDWDLSD, encoded by the coding sequence ATGGTGCAATCCGTCGCGTCCGCCGACGATCTGGCGCTGCTTTCACTGGCCCCCGTGCGCGCCATGCTGGATGAGGTCGCTTCGTCCGTCCGCGTCTCGGCGGATGGGGGCGTCGAGGTGGTGAACGAGGAGACGCTTCGCGGGGAGGGGATCGACCGCCTGGTGCGCGCCGCCGTCTTCGCAGACGACGAAGACGTGCGCGACTCGGCGCGGTGGACCATCGGCGAGGTGGGGCGGCGGCTGGGCGTGGCCCCGGCCTCCATCCACGAGCTCTACATGGCCCGCGGGCGCGGCGAGGTGAGCGGCTTCACCGTGCCGGCCATCAACGTGCGCGCCATGTCGTTCGACACGGGACGCGCCCTCTTCTCCGCCGCGCGCGAGCTGAGCGCCGGAGCCATCATCCTGGAGATCGCCCGTTCCGAGATCGGCTACACGGACCAGCGCCCCGCCGAGTACGTGGCGGTGATGACCGCCTCGGCCATCAAGGCGGGGTGGAGCGGCCCGCTCTTCGTGCAGGGCGACCACTTCCAGCTCAACGCCAAGAAGTACAAGTCGAATCCCGACGCGGAGATGCGCGCCGTAAAGGACATCATCCGCGAAGGCCTGCACGCCGGCTTCTACAACATCGACGTGGACACCTCCACCCTCGTGGACCTGTCGAAGGAGGGGCTGGACGCGCAGCAGGAGCTCAACTACCGCCTCTCGGCCGAGCTGACGGCGTACATCCGCCACTACCAGCCGCGGGGCGTCACCGTCTCGGTGGGCGGCGAGATCGGCGAGGTGGGGACGGAGAACTCGACCCCCGAGGAGCTGCGCGCCTACATGGACGGCTACAACCGCGAGCTGCAGCGGATCGGCTCGCGCGAAGGCACGGCGGTGGACGGGCTCGCCAAGATCTCCGTGCAGAGCGGCACCACGCACGGCGGCACCGTCCTTCCCGACGGCACCATCGCGGACGTGGCGATCGACTTCGAGACGCTGCGCACCCTCAGCCAGATCTCGCGCGACGAGTACGGCCTTTCGGGCGCGGTGCAGCACGGGGCGTCGACTCTCCCCAGCAGCGCCTTCGGCAACTTCCCGGACATGGAGACGGCCGAGATCCACCTGGCCACCAACTTCCAGAACATCGTCTACGACCACCCGCAGTTCCCGGCCGAGCTGCGCGAGCGGATGTACGAGCACTGCCGCCAGAACTTCCCGGACGAGCGCAAGCCCACGGACACGGAGCAGCAGTTCATCTACAAGGCGCGCAAGAAGGCCCTGGGCGCCTTCAAGCGCGAGCTGTGGGACATGCCGGAAGCCCACCGCGCCGCCATCCGCGCCACGCTGCAGGAGCAGTTCGACTTCCTCTTCCGCCAGCTCCGCGTGAACGGCACGCTGGACACCGTGCGCGCCATCGTGCCGCTGCCCGAGGTGCGCCACGCCGGCCCCGGCGCGTTGCGGATGAAGGCGGCCGAGGACGACTGGGACCTGTCGGACTGA